A single genomic interval of Streptomyces sp. 1222.5 harbors:
- a CDS encoding LysR family transcriptional regulator: MLNFERLRTLDALARHGSVSAAAEALHVTTSAVSQQLSKLEREIGQRLLAKNGRGVRLTDAGRLLSEHAGRILSQVELAESDLEAHRGQVVGELRLSAFPTAARGLFPAALATLRAQHPGLRLRSSELEPEKGVAGVVRGDLDLAVVLDWYNKPMPVPDGLVKAPLLDDPAEVAMPAGHRLAGRDEVDLAEFAEDEWITWGEGEFCHEWLMFTLRSKGIEPIIGHRAGETHTQLGLVAAGLGVCIAPLLGRRPVPEGLVLVPLRQRIRRHVYVVWRADADRRPSIRAAVEALRSAARRLD; the protein is encoded by the coding sequence ATGTTGAACTTCGAGCGCCTGCGCACCCTGGACGCACTGGCCCGGCACGGCTCGGTCAGCGCGGCGGCCGAGGCGCTGCACGTCACCACGTCCGCGGTCTCCCAGCAGCTGAGCAAGCTGGAGCGGGAGATCGGCCAGCGGCTCCTCGCCAAGAACGGGCGCGGCGTACGCCTCACGGACGCCGGCCGGCTGCTGTCGGAGCACGCGGGGCGCATCCTCTCGCAGGTCGAGCTGGCCGAGTCCGACCTGGAGGCGCACCGCGGCCAGGTCGTGGGCGAACTCCGGCTCTCGGCCTTCCCGACCGCCGCCCGCGGCCTGTTCCCGGCCGCGCTGGCCACCCTGCGTGCCCAGCATCCCGGGTTGCGCCTGCGCTCCAGCGAGCTGGAGCCAGAAAAGGGCGTCGCCGGGGTGGTGCGCGGCGATCTCGACCTGGCGGTCGTCCTGGACTGGTACAACAAGCCGATGCCCGTGCCGGACGGCCTGGTCAAGGCGCCCCTGCTGGACGATCCCGCGGAAGTCGCCATGCCCGCCGGGCACCGGCTCGCCGGCCGGGACGAGGTGGACCTCGCCGAGTTCGCCGAGGACGAGTGGATCACCTGGGGCGAGGGCGAGTTCTGCCACGAGTGGCTGATGTTCACGCTGCGGTCCAAGGGCATCGAGCCGATCATCGGCCACCGCGCCGGCGAGACCCACACCCAGCTCGGCCTGGTCGCCGCCGGACTCGGGGTGTGCATCGCCCCGCTGCTCGGCCGCCGTCCCGTGCCCGAGGGCCTGGTCCTGGTCCCGTTGCGGCAACGGATCCGCCGCCATGTGTACGTCGTCTGGCGGGCGGACGCCGACCGCCGGCCCTCGATCCGCGCGGCGGTCGAGGCCCTGCGCTCGGCGGCCCGCCGGCTCGACTGA
- a CDS encoding pyridoxamine 5'-phosphate oxidase family protein yields the protein MTVTQQRRGRKIMMTPGELDEFLTAQRTCRVATVSADGAPHVSALWFAWDGTSLWLYSVVRSRRWAQLRRDPRVAVVVDSGEEYDQLRGVELAGRVEFVGEVPRTGELCAELDTAETLFARKNFGLDEMPHDGRHAWARLTPEKIVSWDFRKLGGA from the coding sequence ATGACCGTCACTCAGCAGCGCCGGGGCCGGAAGATCATGATGACGCCGGGCGAGCTGGACGAGTTCCTCACCGCCCAGCGCACCTGCCGGGTCGCGACCGTCTCGGCGGACGGCGCACCGCACGTGAGCGCGCTGTGGTTCGCCTGGGACGGGACGTCGCTGTGGTTGTACTCGGTGGTGCGCAGCAGGCGCTGGGCGCAGTTGCGCCGCGATCCGCGCGTGGCGGTCGTGGTCGACTCGGGCGAGGAGTACGACCAGTTGCGCGGTGTCGAGCTGGCCGGCCGGGTGGAGTTCGTGGGCGAGGTGCCGCGCACCGGTGAGCTGTGCGCCGAGCTCGACACGGCCGAGACGCTGTTCGCCCGGAAGAACTTCGGCCTGGACGAGATGCCGCACGACGGCCGGCACGCCTGGGCCCGGCTGACCCCGGAGAAGATCGTCTCCTGGGACTTCCGGAAGCTGGGCGGCGCGTAG